A single Providencia manganoxydans DNA region contains:
- the yddG gene encoding aromatic amino acid DMT transporter YddG, whose translation MKLGEHTATFYGVISILLWSTIVGLIRSASESFGAVGGAALIYSFGTIILILFMGLPKIHIYPKRYLFWGTLLFVSYEICFVLALGLADDRQQAIELGMVNYLWPSFTIALAVFFNRQKFTWLLGVGLALAFVGLVWVISGDKPISVEAILTNIKRNPLSYLLAFVGAIFWAFYSNVTKRISGGHNGMVLFFIVTSIGLWLLFALQPAKSFDFSFASVGLLLVAALATGGANALWTLAVIRGNVAFLGTLSYFTPVISTAFSSILLSTALTLGFWQGVLMVTLGSIICFLATRRVALNTSKERH comes from the coding sequence ATGAAATTAGGTGAGCATACAGCAACATTTTACGGTGTGATCTCAATATTATTGTGGAGCACTATTGTCGGTTTAATTCGTAGTGCAAGCGAAAGCTTTGGTGCTGTTGGTGGTGCTGCGCTTATCTATAGTTTTGGTACCATTATCCTAATTCTATTTATGGGATTACCTAAAATCCATATTTACCCTAAACGTTATCTTTTTTGGGGAACACTCTTATTTGTCAGTTATGAAATCTGTTTTGTATTAGCGTTAGGGTTAGCGGATGACCGTCAGCAAGCAATAGAATTGGGTATGGTAAATTATCTATGGCCAAGTTTTACTATTGCACTAGCCGTATTCTTTAATCGACAAAAATTTACTTGGCTGCTTGGTGTTGGTTTAGCGTTGGCTTTTGTCGGCTTGGTTTGGGTTATTTCAGGCGATAAACCCATTTCAGTAGAGGCCATCTTAACGAATATCAAAAGAAACCCTTTAAGCTATTTATTGGCTTTTGTGGGTGCCATTTTTTGGGCATTTTACAGTAATGTCACCAAACGTATCTCTGGCGGCCATAATGGCATGGTGCTATTTTTTATCGTCACATCAATAGGCTTGTGGCTTTTGTTTGCTTTGCAACCCGCAAAATCTTTTGATTTTTCATTTGCGAGTGTCGGTTTATTGTTGGTTGCTGCGTTGGCAACAGGTGGGGCTAATGCGTTATGGACACTGGCAGTGATCAGAGGAAATGTGGCATTTTTAGGTACCTTATCCTATTTTACCCCCGTGATTTCAACGGCATTTTCTTCAATACTCTTGAGTACCGCGCTAACACTTGGTTTTTGGCAAGGTGTGTTAATGGTAACGTTAGGATCAATTATTTGCTTTCTAGCGACGAGGCGTGTGGCGCTCAATACCAGTAAAGAGCGCCATTAA
- the brnQ gene encoding branched-chain amino acid transport system II carrier protein, which produces MFSTKDMIILGMMVFALFLGAGNIIFPPMAGYQSGTDWFSTSLGFIITGVILPFITLVTVAVKGRGERLSVDLPKWVAVIFWVALYLIVGSTFAMPRVTNTAFEMGFIPLGFVEKNIASHLTFALIFNICSLFFMLKQGTMISAIGKFMTPALLVLLVVVGVAVVVEPLSAINAPVKQYADYAFFGGVIDGYQTMDVLSAMAFGGIVARALASKNITQPRTVAFITIKAGLISVSLLAALYICLFYLGATSDLVANTATNGGQIFSRYVDALFGSVGTWIMCGIVLLASMTTLVGVTSACADYFATFHHRLGYRFWVIFFTLLTTIVSTFGLDTLLRVTIPALLMIYPSSVTIVFLQFARRYMAAPRISYGITIAVIVFMSLLDTLNYLKLLSDNMKNFLLTHLPLFEQGMGWLIPGIIACIISLLIGKMCSGKTAQLNNETV; this is translated from the coding sequence ATGTTTTCGACTAAAGATATGATAATTCTTGGGATGATGGTCTTTGCACTCTTTCTTGGTGCAGGTAATATCATTTTCCCTCCTATGGCTGGCTACCAATCAGGAACAGATTGGTTTAGCACATCACTCGGTTTTATTATTACTGGCGTTATTCTGCCTTTTATTACACTAGTGACTGTTGCTGTAAAAGGCCGTGGGGAAAGGCTTTCCGTTGATCTACCTAAATGGGTTGCTGTTATTTTTTGGGTCGCGCTATATTTGATTGTCGGTTCAACATTTGCCATGCCTAGGGTCACCAACACCGCATTTGAAATGGGATTCATTCCTTTAGGTTTTGTGGAAAAAAATATAGCCTCTCATTTAACGTTTGCATTAATTTTTAATATTTGCTCGCTATTTTTCATGCTCAAACAAGGCACCATGATCAGTGCCATCGGTAAATTTATGACACCTGCACTGCTAGTCTTATTAGTTGTTGTTGGTGTCGCTGTAGTGGTTGAGCCTCTGTCTGCGATTAATGCACCAGTGAAACAATATGCAGATTATGCCTTCTTCGGTGGAGTCATTGATGGTTATCAAACCATGGATGTTTTATCCGCCATGGCATTTGGCGGGATTGTCGCTAGAGCTTTAGCCTCTAAAAATATTACTCAGCCTCGCACAGTTGCATTTATTACCATAAAAGCTGGTTTAATTTCAGTTAGTCTATTGGCAGCGCTCTATATTTGCTTATTCTATCTTGGCGCAACAAGTGATCTCGTCGCCAATACGGCAACCAATGGCGGACAAATTTTCTCACGTTATGTTGATGCACTATTTGGTTCTGTGGGAACGTGGATCATGTGTGGGATTGTGTTGTTAGCCAGTATGACAACGTTAGTCGGTGTGACCAGTGCTTGTGCCGATTACTTTGCAACATTCCATCATCGCTTAGGTTATCGTTTTTGGGTTATATTTTTCACGCTGCTAACCACGATTGTTTCGACCTTCGGGCTAGACACCCTATTACGCGTCACCATCCCAGCGCTCCTGATGATATATCCTTCATCTGTTACAATCGTATTCCTCCAATTTGCTCGTCGCTATATGGCTGCTCCGCGGATTTCTTACGGTATCACGATCGCCGTCATTGTTTTTATGAGTCTATTGGATACGTTAAACTATTTGAAATTACTCAGTGATAATATGAAGAATTTCCTTCTTACTCATCTCCCTCTCTTTGAGCAAGGTATGGGCTGGTTAATACCGGGTATTATTGCTTGTATCATCTCACTGTTAATTGGAAAAATGTGCTCAGGTAAAACAGCGCAATTGAACAATGAAACAGTATAA